One Cryptomeria japonica chromosome 9, Sugi_1.0, whole genome shotgun sequence genomic window carries:
- the LOC131858313 gene encoding probable disease resistance protein At4g33300, whose amino-acid sequence MRDLALYLANQDNKTQCRRLFMPTMENDFPPDWETSKAQVVSIHTGAMQDTDWPKMEFPEVEALVLYFTASEYCIPTFLHTMKNLKVLIIHNNDGVKRSKLSGVAGFQELSQLKTLHLEKVTVPQECKVLKSLEKIHMILCEGLGRDKTIDFPELLEFNVDYYIDLEELPAGLCSSISLKTLSVTHCHRLARLPDELDKLGSLKEIRLCESLGLETVPSSICGLKKLRLLDISSCIHLKLSWGDRCKLKDTLQTLTKRTSLKRVICDEKNEWLFKPSSRTDLKVQAVKEKESNLDWLDWEGRKLEF is encoded by the exons ATGAGAGACTTGGCTCTGTATTTGGCTAATCAGGACAATAAAACTCAGTGTAGGAGGCTATTTATGCCTACAATGGAAAATGATTTTCCACCAGATTGGGAAACATCTAAAGCCCAGGTCGTTTCCATTCACACGG GGGCAATGCAGGACACAGACTGGCCCAAAATGGAGTTCCCTGAGGTGGAAGCTTTGGTTTTATATTTCACTGCAAGTGAATATTGCATTCCAACGTTCCTGCACACAATGAAAAATCTCAAAGTTTTAATAATCCATAACAATGATGGAGTAAAACGAAGCAAGCTCAGTGGAGTGGCAGGTTTTCAAGAACTTTCTCAACTTAAAACTCTGCATCTTGAAAAGGTGACAGTTCCTCAGGAATGCAAGGTCTTGAAAAGTTTGGAGAAAATACACATGATTCTATGTGAGGGCCTTGGTAGGGATAAAACGATCGACTTTCCTGAGCTTTTGGAATTTAATGTGGACTACTATATTGATCTTGAGGAGTTGCCAGCAGGACTCTGTTCTTCAATTTCCCTGAAAACATTGTCAGTTACTCATTGCCATCGCCTTGCAAGGCTACCTGATGAGCTGGATAAGCTTGGATCACTTAAGGAAATAAGATTGTGTGAATCTCTAGGTTTGGAAACAGTTCCATCCTCCATATGCGGTCTTAAAAAACTAAGACTCCTTGACATCTCATCGTGCATACATTTGAAGCTGAGCTGGGGAGACCGCTGTAAATTGAAGGATACTCTTCAAACATTAACCAAACGGACATCCCTTAAACGGGTTAtttgtgatgagaaaaatgaatgGCTGTTCAAACCGAGCTCCAGGACTGATCTTAAGGTTCAAGCTGTTAAGGAGAAAGAATCCAATTTGGATTGGTTGGATTGGGAAGGAAGGAAATTAGAGTTCTGA